A genomic stretch from Leptospira johnsonii includes:
- a CDS encoding type II secretion system F family protein codes for MALYTYTAFNKKGKEEKGIIDAPNIQSARAKLKSKGFYVRQISEDAERKDRELFPFLARLLYRVPKKIIGLFSRQLGTLLGAGIPLDKSLSNIIEQTDHEVFRKVVIAMQADITEGSSLSDSMRKHPDIFPNQYPSLVSVGERTGDYETALMRLAEMEEKNLQLKGKVTTALVYPGIIFCLLQIVIIFLLTTVVPQIEHLFVEFNATLPVITRIVIGSSRILTGYWFLIFPMIGAGIVGFFFYKSTPEGKEKWEKFVLRIPIIRTLNKKVLISNFARNLGILLTNRVPLIISLQIVEQIVNHSVFGQEIRNACERIREGEKLSAAFTGSEILPQLVLGMMSAGEVSDRVPEMLNKLAEIYDQEVDSALKNATQAIEPLMLVFMGFAIGIIMAAIIVPMFSLTQNLQGI; via the coding sequence ATGGCGCTTTATACTTATACTGCATTTAACAAAAAGGGAAAAGAAGAAAAGGGGATTATAGATGCCCCCAATATCCAATCCGCAAGAGCCAAACTTAAAAGCAAAGGTTTTTACGTTCGTCAAATTTCCGAAGATGCGGAAAGAAAGGACAGAGAACTTTTTCCATTCTTAGCTAGACTTCTCTATCGTGTTCCTAAAAAGATCATAGGTCTTTTTTCCAGACAATTAGGAACTCTTTTGGGTGCAGGTATCCCTCTAGACAAATCCCTTTCGAATATCATCGAACAAACTGATCATGAAGTTTTTCGCAAAGTTGTGATCGCAATGCAAGCGGATATTACTGAAGGAAGTTCCTTATCCGATTCGATGAGAAAACATCCGGATATATTTCCGAACCAGTATCCATCGCTCGTTTCCGTGGGAGAAAGAACAGGTGACTACGAAACCGCACTCATGCGTCTTGCGGAGATGGAAGAAAAAAACCTTCAACTAAAAGGAAAGGTCACCACCGCACTCGTCTATCCTGGAATTATTTTCTGCCTCTTACAGATCGTGATCATTTTCCTTCTCACCACAGTTGTTCCCCAGATCGAACACTTATTCGTAGAATTTAACGCAACACTTCCTGTAATCACTCGGATCGTGATCGGAAGTTCCAGGATCTTAACAGGCTACTGGTTCTTGATCTTCCCGATGATTGGTGCCGGAATTGTGGGCTTCTTCTTTTATAAATCCACTCCGGAAGGGAAGGAAAAATGGGAGAAGTTCGTTCTTAGGATACCGATTATCCGAACGCTCAATAAAAAAGTACTAATATCCAATTTTGCCCGGAACTTAGGGATCCTTCTGACAAATAGGGTTCCCTTGATCATTTCTCTCCAAATTGTTGAACAGATCGTTAACCATTCCGTTTTCGGCCAGGAAATACGGAACGCATGTGAAAGAATTCGAGAAGGAGAGAAACTTTCCGCTGCATTCACTGGGTCAGAGATATTGCCGCAACTAGTCTTAGGTATGATGTCGGCTGGAGAAGTTTCCGACAGGGTCCCGGAGATGTTGAACAAGCTCGCGGAGATCTACGACCAAGAAGTGGATTCTGCTTTGAAAAACGCGACCCAAGCGATCGAACCTCTGATGCTTGTTTTTATGGGTTTTGCGATCGGTATCATTATGGCGGCGATCATCGTTCCGATGTTCAGCTTGACCCAGAATTTACAAGGTATATAA
- a CDS encoding type II secretion system protein GspG gives MKTGNKRRKGFTLIELAIVVAILGALMTIILVSVDFGGVSIETAKMKIKKDKQELRLHLERYASKFGSYPSEEQGLDALVERPTTGEIPETWIPMVSSKDSINDPWKNPYKLRYDGAGEIQIITFGQDKTEGGEGLNSDFDITKEEQYPAQFTSASGAKK, from the coding sequence TTGAAAACGGGAAACAAACGGAGAAAAGGATTCACTCTTATCGAATTAGCGATCGTCGTCGCCATTTTAGGTGCTTTGATGACTATCATTCTTGTCAGTGTGGATTTCGGTGGAGTGAGCATCGAAACCGCAAAGATGAAGATCAAAAAAGATAAACAGGAACTTAGATTACATTTGGAAAGATACGCTTCCAAATTTGGAAGTTATCCGAGTGAAGAGCAAGGCCTAGACGCGTTAGTAGAAAGACCGACTACCGGAGAAATTCCTGAGACCTGGATCCCTATGGTAAGCAGCAAGGATTCTATCAACGACCCTTGGAAAAACCCATACAAACTCAGATATGACGGAGCAGGTGAGATCCAGATCATTACTTTTGGTCAGGACAAAACAGAAGGTGGAGAAGGTTTAAATTCAGACTTCGATATCACTAAAGAAGAACAATATCCGGCTCA